In Archangium violaceum, the following are encoded in one genomic region:
- a CDS encoding outer membrane lipoprotein-sorting protein produces MKTHWKLLSLLVLLPLAASAATPSAEELLQKYDAIMAPLNFEATMTMVAHRDDGSTRAYKMRMLKAGDNKARIWFQEPAAARGQEILSQGDNAWLYMPNLKRSVRMANRDSFQGGDFNNADVLRTHYARDYSAQVVEDPSMPEAYLLELEAKTEDAGYDRIKLWVAKKDTLPLKGEFYTASGKMLRAAEFLEVKSFDGFRRPSRVVMKNMIAIKRFSELTVDSFDARVRPAAGRFVLDDLGR; encoded by the coding sequence ATGAAGACCCATTGGAAACTGCTGTCCCTGCTCGTCCTGCTGCCCCTGGCCGCCAGCGCGGCCACCCCGAGCGCCGAGGAGCTCCTCCAGAAGTACGACGCCATCATGGCGCCCCTCAACTTCGAGGCCACCATGACGATGGTGGCCCACCGCGATGACGGCTCCACCCGCGCCTACAAGATGCGGATGCTCAAGGCCGGCGACAACAAGGCCCGCATCTGGTTCCAGGAGCCGGCCGCCGCGCGTGGGCAGGAGATTCTGAGCCAGGGCGACAACGCCTGGCTGTACATGCCCAACCTCAAGCGCTCGGTGCGCATGGCCAACCGCGACTCCTTCCAGGGCGGTGACTTCAACAACGCCGACGTCCTGCGCACCCACTACGCCCGCGACTACTCCGCCCAGGTGGTGGAGGACCCGTCCATGCCGGAGGCGTACCTGCTCGAGCTCGAGGCGAAGACGGAGGACGCCGGCTACGACCGCATCAAGCTGTGGGTGGCGAAGAAGGACACCCTGCCCCTCAAGGGCGAGTTCTACACCGCGAGCGGCAAGATGCTGCGCGCCGCCGAGTTCCTCGAGGTGAAGAGCTTCGACGGATTCAGGCGCCCCTCGCGCGTGGTGATGAAGAACATGATCGCCATCAAGCGCTTCAGCGAGCTGACCGTCGACTCCTTCGACGCGCGCGTGCGGCCCGCCGCCGGCCGCTTCGTCCTCGACGATCTCGGCCGCTGA
- a CDS encoding ABC transporter permease, whose product MTPLLMLAVRNVARSKARSALTTGAVTFGILMTLLIGAFIHGTQRYLIDETVKSSVGALQVHHKGYFEQRDRQPLKLDLEEGGALEDAMRRVPGVAAVTPRLVFSGLVSNGSSATIFMAQGIDPEREKQVLPRATQQVRGTRLSADTPRGALMSGELATALGARPGATLTLQATTKGGKENVLDVDVAGTLSGSVLALSKRVLYVPLPFAQELLRMRGRATEYVVAVEEGADVDQVAAGLRAALGADYEVRTWRELQPAVGETLRIQGTILLFIGTLFLIIAIFGVANTLLMSVLERTREIGTMMAVGVRRGRIALLFVLEAVVQALLGAALGVGGAYGLVALAVARGGLTIPIDKTQAFTLLPEVAGYQVAIAVVATTVGASLAAVSPALRAARLRPVEALRGA is encoded by the coding sequence ATGACTCCGCTCCTGATGCTCGCCGTGCGCAACGTGGCCCGCAGCAAGGCCCGAAGCGCCCTCACCACCGGCGCCGTTACCTTCGGCATCCTGATGACGCTGCTGATCGGCGCCTTCATCCACGGCACGCAGCGCTACCTCATCGATGAAACGGTGAAGTCCTCCGTGGGCGCCCTGCAGGTGCACCACAAGGGCTACTTCGAGCAGCGCGACCGCCAGCCGCTCAAGCTGGACCTCGAGGAGGGGGGCGCCCTGGAGGACGCCATGCGCCGCGTTCCCGGCGTGGCCGCCGTCACCCCGCGGCTCGTCTTCTCCGGCCTGGTGAGCAACGGCAGCTCCGCCACCATCTTCATGGCCCAGGGCATCGACCCGGAGCGCGAGAAGCAGGTACTGCCTCGGGCCACCCAGCAGGTGCGCGGCACCCGCCTCTCCGCCGACACACCCCGCGGCGCCCTGATGAGCGGCGAGCTGGCCACGGCCCTCGGTGCCAGGCCGGGCGCCACCCTCACCCTGCAGGCCACCACGAAGGGGGGAAAGGAGAACGTCCTGGACGTGGACGTGGCCGGCACGCTGTCGGGCAGCGTGCTCGCCCTGAGCAAGCGCGTCCTCTACGTGCCCCTCCCCTTCGCGCAGGAGCTGCTGCGCATGCGGGGCCGCGCCACCGAGTACGTGGTGGCCGTGGAGGAGGGCGCGGACGTGGACCAGGTGGCCGCCGGTCTGCGCGCGGCGCTCGGTGCGGACTACGAGGTGCGCACCTGGCGCGAGCTGCAACCCGCCGTGGGCGAGACCCTCCGCATCCAGGGCACCATCCTGCTGTTCATCGGCACGCTCTTCCTCATCATCGCCATCTTCGGCGTGGCCAACACGCTGCTGATGAGCGTGCTGGAGCGCACCCGCGAGATTGGAACCATGATGGCGGTGGGCGTGCGGCGCGGGAGGATTGCCCTCCTCTTCGTCCTGGAGGCCGTGGTGCAGGCGCTGCTCGGCGCCGCGCTCGGCGTGGGGGGGGCCTACGGACTGGTGGCCCTCGCGGTGGCGAGGGGCGGACTCACCATCCCCATCGACAAGACGCAGGCCTTCACGCTGCTCCCCGAGGTGGCCGGCTACCAGGTGGCCATCGCGGTGGTGGCCACCACCGTGGGCGCCAGCCTCGCCGCCGTCTCGCCCGCCCTGCGCGCCGCGCGCCTGCGCCCCGTGGAGGCTCTGCGCGGAGCGTGA
- a CDS encoding ABC transporter permease, whose protein sequence is MGSPRSPATVRWPAVLEHSMWPLFRIALRNVARNRRRTLITLAALMVGVGAAVLTRAMMNGLQRAMVTNITSSATGALQVHRAGYLDNVLSTPLTMDFAIDEAFLAQVRAVEGVKAVSPRIQFAGSLGANDESLFLAATAMDPTAESAVCPNRASTFAPGSRFDSPDGILLAETVANALGTQQGGEAVFLAPDRDGTLNGELVHVTGATRSVMPDEPKTAVVPLALAQRLLRMEGRATELAVAVHRLEEAPQVAARLREALGPDYEVHTWDDILVQVKEGKARDDASMGLIAAVFLVLMLLGVANTLLMSAIERTREIGTMMAVGLRRGKVMGLFLAEAVVLGATGATLGALLGAGLSAWLNHRGIIFTAPTISVPFDIRPYVDVGYLVRIVLLATAGAAVFSLYPAWRASRLRPVEALAGR, encoded by the coding sequence ATGGGGTCGCCCAGGTCGCCAGCGACGGTGCGCTGGCCAGCCGTCCTGGAGCACTCGATGTGGCCCCTCTTCCGCATTGCCCTTCGCAACGTTGCCCGTAACCGCCGCCGTACCCTCATCACCCTCGCGGCCCTCATGGTGGGCGTCGGGGCAGCCGTGCTCACCCGCGCCATGATGAACGGGCTGCAGCGGGCCATGGTGACGAACATCACCTCCAGCGCCACCGGAGCCTTGCAGGTGCACCGGGCGGGCTACCTGGACAACGTCCTCTCCACCCCGCTGACCATGGACTTCGCCATCGACGAGGCCTTCCTCGCACAGGTGCGCGCCGTCGAGGGCGTCAAGGCGGTGTCCCCGCGCATCCAGTTCGCCGGCTCCCTCGGCGCCAACGACGAGAGCCTCTTCCTCGCCGCCACCGCCATGGATCCCACCGCCGAGAGCGCGGTGTGCCCCAACCGCGCGAGCACCTTCGCGCCGGGCTCTCGCTTCGACTCCCCCGACGGCATCCTGCTCGCCGAGACGGTCGCCAACGCGCTCGGCACACAACAGGGCGGCGAGGCGGTGTTCCTCGCCCCGGATCGCGACGGCACCCTCAACGGCGAGCTGGTGCACGTCACCGGCGCCACCCGCTCGGTCATGCCCGACGAGCCGAAGACGGCCGTGGTTCCGCTGGCGCTCGCCCAGCGTCTGCTGCGCATGGAGGGGCGCGCCACCGAGCTCGCCGTGGCGGTGCACCGGCTGGAGGAGGCGCCCCAGGTGGCCGCCCGCCTGCGCGAGGCGCTCGGCCCCGACTACGAGGTCCACACCTGGGACGACATCCTCGTCCAGGTGAAGGAGGGCAAGGCGCGCGATGACGCCTCCATGGGCCTCATCGCCGCCGTCTTCCTGGTCCTGATGCTGCTCGGTGTGGCCAACACCCTGTTGATGAGCGCGATCGAGCGCACGCGCGAGATCGGCACCATGATGGCGGTGGGCCTCCGGCGCGGGAAGGTGATGGGCCTCTTCCTCGCGGAGGCGGTGGTCCTGGGCGCGACGGGGGCCACGCTGGGCGCGTTGCTCGGCGCCGGCCTCAGCGCGTGGCTGAACCACCGCGGCATCATCTTCACCGCTCCCACCATCAGCGTCCCCTTCGACATCCGCCCCTACGTGGACGTGGGCTACCTGGTGCGCATCGTCCTGCTCGCCACCGCCGGCGCGGCCGTCTTCTCCCTCTACCCCGCCTGGCGCGCCAGCCGCCTGCGCCCCGTCGAGGCGCTCGCCGGCCGCTGA
- a CDS encoding dienelactone hydrolase family protein, producing MSRLLAALIILLASATSAAADFAFSNVQGPHGVGLTVRQMYDYSRVYKLRVDPITGAATQGERARPMQVLGWYPTRRQGKPVTYRQYMETIATEENFTADAQAVRNATDIWLASQGADPSHGAIAKPMWAVRDAPALPGKYPVVIYAPSFSASAAENVDLCEYLASQGYVVLSSASLGARTRSMTIDLEGLEAQAADIAFLIATAQAMPQADMNRIAVVGFSWGGLANVLAAARDDRIGALVSLDGSLRGFPEFVNGGKDAAKYVTPARLAVPLLYVARRPDTLESINQRQIDTRFNLMNQMKYSDVYIVTMHPMTHPDFSSIHLRFAPEREFEEYSRDEVALAHSWTARYVHQFLDAYLKNDTAARTFMNNSAAANKVPRHMLTLDVRRGDDTPPTLETFVRTLGKEGFARAIPTYDALHAKSETFRLEDSQINTWGYQLLRGGRGKDAVEIFKLGIHIYPDNANLFDSLAEAQEKTGDRDQAIRNYRRSLELNPKNGNAVEHLKALGNTAGAQP from the coding sequence ATGTCCCGACTCCTCGCAGCGCTGATCATCCTGTTGGCGAGCGCCACCAGCGCCGCCGCCGATTTTGCGTTTTCGAACGTGCAGGGCCCGCACGGCGTCGGCCTGACGGTCCGCCAGATGTACGACTACTCGCGCGTGTACAAGCTGCGCGTGGACCCGATCACGGGTGCGGCCACCCAGGGTGAGCGTGCGCGTCCGATGCAGGTGCTGGGCTGGTACCCCACGCGGCGCCAGGGCAAACCCGTCACCTACCGCCAGTACATGGAGACGATCGCGACCGAGGAGAACTTCACGGCCGACGCGCAGGCGGTGCGCAACGCAACCGACATCTGGCTCGCGAGCCAGGGCGCCGACCCGTCGCATGGCGCAATCGCGAAGCCGATGTGGGCGGTGCGCGATGCCCCGGCACTGCCAGGCAAATATCCGGTCGTGATCTACGCGCCGAGCTTCAGCGCCAGCGCCGCCGAGAACGTGGACCTGTGCGAATATCTCGCGAGCCAGGGCTACGTCGTGCTGTCCAGCGCCTCGCTGGGAGCGCGCACGCGCTCGATGACGATCGACCTGGAGGGCCTGGAAGCGCAGGCGGCCGATATCGCATTCCTGATCGCGACCGCCCAGGCCATGCCGCAGGCGGACATGAACCGCATTGCCGTCGTCGGCTTCAGCTGGGGCGGACTTGCGAACGTACTGGCGGCAGCCAGGGACGACCGCATCGGCGCACTGGTCAGCCTGGACGGCTCGCTGCGCGGCTTCCCCGAATTCGTCAACGGCGGCAAGGACGCCGCGAAATACGTAACGCCAGCGCGTCTGGCGGTGCCGCTGCTGTACGTCGCGCGGCGCCCCGACACGCTCGAAAGCATCAACCAGCGCCAGATCGACACCCGCTTCAACCTGATGAACCAGATGAAGTATTCGGATGTGTACATCGTGACGATGCATCCGATGACACACCCGGACTTCTCCTCGATTCACCTGCGCTTCGCGCCGGAGCGCGAGTTCGAGGAGTATTCGCGCGATGAGGTGGCGCTCGCGCACAGCTGGACGGCGCGCTACGTCCATCAGTTCCTCGATGCCTATCTGAAGAACGATACGGCCGCGCGCACCTTCATGAACAATTCCGCCGCCGCGAACAAGGTACCACGCCACATGCTGACGCTCGACGTGCGCCGCGGCGACGACACGCCACCCACACTGGAAACGTTCGTGCGCACGCTGGGCAAGGAAGGCTTCGCGCGGGCCATTCCCACCTACGACGCGCTGCATGCGAAGTCCGAAACCTTCCGGCTCGAGGACTCGCAGATCAACACATGGGGCTACCAGTTGCTGCGCGGCGGCCGAGGCAAGGATGCAGTGGAGATCTTCAAGCTCGGCATCCACATCTATCCGGACAACGCGAACCTGTTCGACAGCCTGGCCGAAGCGCAGGAAAAGACGGGGGACCGTGACCAGGCGATCCGCAACTACCGGCGCTCACTGGAACTGAACCCGAAAAACGGCAACGCGGTCGAACACCTGAAAGCGCTGGGGAATACCGCGGGCGCCCAGCCCTGA
- a CDS encoding erythromycin esterase family protein, producing the protein MSTQNPEEQIQDFGRRSFLAATTALGLAALAPGAAFARSGSSAGSVRFASLDEWIAREALPFSLDKSFGAAVDRMMSRLGDQVSLLGFGEALHGGEEFLLLRNRLFQRLVEAHGFSAITLETNYMRARLVDDYVAGRGSATYEAIEDKGFSYGSGKYAANRELVEWMKRYNSDPANAVKLSLYGTVPSEGEATESPRQALEFALAYLRSVDPVTAARHKTIMEPLLGADADWEDSAAVVHKEILTRILGGDTAQQIVGRDAPAGANDAGKFGLSPRASALRVATEELASELSVRRPELVAKSDRESFGEALQHVTVAQHLLAIHAALARRESLDNLVGMRDAMAAEYLVHISEREKTRGKVLVYLHSAHLRRTRTKLPWYEFWPTGAHLDQLFGARFAVIGGALGTSEANLIGAPEAGSIEARLMARQSDCFIPAHRGKGLYKGAVPPIRTRSKHPLVPYEPLTPESVADFDMIAFLRSATYTRGAAKLPG; encoded by the coding sequence ATGAGCACGCAGAATCCGGAAGAACAAATTCAAGATTTCGGTCGTCGATCATTCCTGGCGGCCACGACCGCCCTCGGCCTCGCAGCCCTGGCCCCTGGCGCCGCTTTCGCCCGGTCCGGGTCGTCCGCTGGATCGGTCAGGTTCGCGTCGCTAGACGAATGGATCGCCCGCGAGGCGCTCCCGTTTTCGTTGGACAAAAGTTTCGGCGCCGCCGTCGACCGGATGATGTCCCGTCTCGGCGATCAGGTTTCGCTTCTCGGTTTTGGCGAGGCTCTGCACGGTGGCGAAGAATTCCTGCTCCTCCGCAATCGCCTGTTCCAGCGGCTCGTCGAAGCCCATGGCTTCAGCGCCATCACGCTCGAGACCAACTACATGCGCGCGCGGCTCGTCGACGACTATGTCGCAGGCCGCGGATCGGCGACTTACGAGGCCATCGAAGACAAGGGTTTCAGCTACGGCTCCGGGAAATATGCCGCCAATCGCGAACTCGTGGAGTGGATGAAGCGCTACAATTCCGATCCGGCGAATGCGGTGAAGCTCAGCCTCTATGGGACCGTTCCGTCGGAAGGCGAGGCGACGGAAAGTCCGCGGCAGGCGCTCGAATTCGCGCTCGCCTATCTGAGATCGGTCGACCCGGTGACCGCCGCCAGGCACAAGACCATCATGGAGCCGCTGCTGGGCGCGGACGCGGACTGGGAAGACTCGGCCGCCGTCGTCCACAAGGAGATCCTGACGCGGATTTTGGGCGGCGACACCGCGCAGCAGATTGTGGGCAGAGACGCGCCGGCCGGCGCCAACGATGCGGGGAAGTTCGGCCTTTCGCCCAGGGCTTCGGCGCTTCGGGTGGCGACGGAAGAGCTCGCCTCCGAACTCAGCGTGCGCCGCCCGGAGCTTGTGGCCAAAAGCGATCGCGAATCCTTTGGAGAGGCGCTGCAGCACGTCACCGTCGCCCAGCATCTTCTCGCCATTCACGCGGCACTGGCGCGGCGAGAGTCGCTCGACAACCTTGTCGGCATGCGCGACGCGATGGCCGCTGAGTATCTCGTCCACATCTCCGAGCGCGAAAAGACGCGTGGAAAGGTGTTGGTCTACCTGCACAGCGCCCATCTTCGGCGGACCAGGACGAAGCTGCCCTGGTATGAATTCTGGCCGACGGGTGCGCATCTCGACCAGCTGTTCGGCGCGCGTTTCGCCGTGATCGGGGGAGCCCTGGGGACGTCCGAGGCCAACCTCATCGGCGCGCCCGAGGCCGGCAGCATCGAGGCGCGGTTGATGGCGCGGCAGTCGGATTGCTTCATTCCGGCCCATCGCGGCAAAGGACTCTATAAGGGCGCGGTGCCTCCGATACGGACCCGCAGCAAGCATCCCCTTGTCCCCTATGAGCCGCTGACCCCGGAAAGCGTCGCGGACTTCGACATGATCGCATTCCTGCGCTCCGCCACCTACACGCGCGGTGCGGCAAAGTTGCCGGGCTGA
- a CDS encoding sensor histidine kinase, which translates to MKPSPASPPPSGLEQVQREAFARQFMRMARIRIYMTPPSLLLLFYFLVQEPAVWRKWLLGGMLGLWLVIDGIEIHHYLRRTPRQKLKFTSFIGVGLPFHWGMLLVTGGLEGPLTPALLLVSFFTTLFTTTRGAWVLALLYVATLWGLAAVSITGVVPDLLPQLYGGGARAGHNNALLLSHVTVLSVLVAYSAGGGSILRGIFQGMVKDALAARDETLRIHTEAIDTLTRLSGEIAHELKNPLASVKGLATMVARDVEGKPAERLAVLRREVDRMQEILEGFLNFSRPLLPLNEQRTSLEALCRQVVELHEGMAGERGVGLRLFAERPVAVWCDPRKVTQVLINLVQNALEAAPRGSTVELVVLSVPEGGGRVEVRDQGPGIAPEVRGRVFEPGVTTKLQGNGLGLALARALARQHGGELELHPREGGGCVAELVLPAKLPPQQSRTEAMA; encoded by the coding sequence GTGAAACCCTCCCCCGCCTCCCCGCCACCGAGCGGCCTCGAGCAGGTGCAGCGCGAGGCCTTCGCCCGCCAATTCATGCGCATGGCGCGCATCCGCATCTACATGACGCCGCCGTCCCTCCTCCTCCTCTTCTATTTCCTCGTGCAAGAGCCGGCGGTCTGGCGCAAGTGGCTGCTCGGGGGGATGCTGGGACTCTGGTTGGTGATCGACGGCATCGAGATTCACCACTACCTGCGCCGCACGCCGCGCCAGAAACTCAAGTTCACCTCCTTCATCGGCGTCGGCCTCCCGTTTCATTGGGGCATGCTCCTGGTGACGGGCGGGCTCGAGGGACCGCTCACGCCGGCGCTGCTCCTCGTGAGCTTCTTCACCACCCTCTTCACCACCACTCGAGGTGCGTGGGTTCTCGCGCTCTTGTATGTGGCGACGCTGTGGGGGCTGGCCGCGGTCTCCATCACCGGGGTGGTGCCGGACCTGCTGCCGCAGCTCTACGGGGGCGGTGCACGGGCCGGGCACAATAACGCCCTGCTGCTGTCCCACGTGACGGTGCTGAGCGTGCTGGTGGCGTATTCCGCCGGCGGTGGCTCCATCCTGCGGGGCATCTTCCAGGGCATGGTGAAGGACGCGCTGGCCGCGCGCGACGAGACGCTGCGCATCCACACCGAGGCCATCGACACGCTCACCCGGCTCAGCGGGGAGATTGCCCACGAGCTGAAGAATCCGCTGGCCAGCGTGAAGGGCCTGGCCACCATGGTGGCGCGGGACGTGGAGGGCAAGCCAGCCGAGCGTCTGGCGGTGCTGCGGCGCGAGGTGGACCGGATGCAGGAGATTCTGGAGGGCTTCCTCAACTTCTCCCGGCCCCTGCTCCCGCTCAACGAGCAGCGCACCTCGCTGGAGGCGTTGTGCCGGCAGGTGGTGGAGCTGCACGAGGGCATGGCGGGCGAGCGGGGCGTGGGTCTGCGCCTCTTCGCCGAGCGGCCGGTGGCCGTCTGGTGCGATCCGCGCAAGGTGACGCAGGTGCTCATCAACCTGGTGCAGAACGCACTGGAGGCCGCCCCTCGCGGGAGCACGGTGGAGCTGGTGGTGCTGTCCGTGCCCGAGGGCGGCGGACGGGTGGAGGTGCGCGACCAGGGGCCGGGGATCGCGCCCGAGGTGCGCGGGCGTGTCTTCGAGCCGGGCGTCACCACGAAACTCCAGGGCAACGGGCTGGGGCTGGCCCTGGCGCGAGCGCTGGCGCGGCAGCACGGCGGCGAACTGGAGCTCCACCCGCGCGAGGGCGGCGGCTGCGTGGCCGAACTGGTGCTGCCCGCGAAGCTGCCGCCTCAGCAGTCGAGGACGGAGGCCATGGCATGA
- a CDS encoding sigma-54-dependent transcriptional regulator, translating to MKARVLVADDDAGVRYTLRGLLEDDGFEVEEVGDGEAALQRLAAEPPVDLVISDLRMPKVDGMELLRRGRALSPVPRVILITAHGSERHAVEAMKLGALDYFRKPFEVDDVLAVVRRALGTLRLEAENERLASEVNLLRSLVFVSPAMSRLALLVKRVGPRDVTVLITGESGTGKERIAEALVRASARADRPFVRFNCAALTPELAEAELFGHTRGAFTGAVRARQGLFREADGGTLLLDEVGELDPAAQAKLLRVLQEGEVRPVGEDRAWPVDVRILAATHRDLAQRVKEGRFREDLFYRLKVVNLHVPPLRERPEDLAALAKHFLTRFAERFHVPAVQVTPELMARLTAWKWPGNVRELENALESAVAMSPDGMLDLSLLPGGPGQEHREGAPRAGLKEKVEAYERALIVAALEEAHGNRSEAARLLDIGRATLHDKLRKYGLAREEEAE from the coding sequence ATGAAGGCGCGAGTGCTGGTGGCGGACGACGACGCGGGCGTGCGCTACACGCTGCGTGGGCTGCTCGAGGATGACGGGTTCGAGGTGGAGGAGGTGGGGGACGGCGAGGCCGCGCTGCAGCGGCTGGCCGCCGAGCCCCCGGTGGACCTGGTCATCAGCGACCTGCGGATGCCGAAGGTGGACGGAATGGAGTTGCTGCGTCGGGGGCGCGCGCTCTCGCCCGTCCCGCGCGTCATCCTCATCACCGCGCACGGCAGCGAGCGGCACGCGGTGGAGGCCATGAAGCTCGGCGCGCTGGACTACTTCCGCAAGCCCTTCGAGGTGGATGACGTGCTGGCGGTGGTGCGCCGGGCGCTGGGCACCCTTCGGCTGGAGGCGGAGAACGAGCGGCTGGCGAGTGAGGTGAACCTGCTGCGCTCGCTCGTCTTCGTCTCGCCGGCGATGAGCCGGCTGGCGCTGCTGGTGAAGCGGGTGGGGCCGCGCGACGTGACGGTCCTCATCACCGGCGAGAGCGGCACGGGCAAGGAGCGCATCGCCGAGGCGCTGGTTCGCGCCTCCGCCCGGGCGGACCGGCCCTTCGTGCGCTTCAACTGCGCGGCCCTCACCCCCGAGCTCGCCGAGGCGGAGCTGTTCGGCCATACCCGGGGGGCCTTCACCGGAGCGGTGCGCGCGCGGCAGGGCCTGTTCCGCGAGGCGGACGGCGGCACGCTGCTGCTCGACGAAGTGGGCGAGTTGGACCCAGCCGCCCAGGCCAAGCTGCTGCGCGTGCTACAGGAGGGCGAGGTGCGGCCGGTGGGGGAGGACCGGGCCTGGCCGGTGGACGTCCGCATCCTGGCGGCCACCCACCGAGACCTCGCGCAGCGGGTGAAGGAGGGACGCTTCCGGGAGGATCTCTTCTACCGGCTGAAGGTGGTGAACCTGCACGTGCCGCCGCTGCGGGAGCGGCCGGAGGACCTCGCCGCGCTGGCGAAGCACTTCCTCACGCGTTTCGCCGAGCGCTTCCACGTGCCGGCGGTGCAGGTGACGCCGGAGCTGATGGCGCGGCTGACGGCGTGGAAGTGGCCGGGCAACGTGCGCGAGCTGGAGAATGCGCTGGAGAGCGCGGTGGCCATGAGCCCGGATGGGATGCTGGACCTGTCGCTGCTGCCGGGAGGGCCGGGGCAGGAGCACCGCGAGGGAGCGCCGCGAGCGGGCCTCAAGGAGAAGGTGGAGGCGTACGAGCGGGCCCTCATCGTCGCCGCGCTGGAGGAGGCCCACGGCAACCGCAGCGAGGCGGCGCGGCTGCTGGACATCGGCCGCGCCACCCTGCACGACAAGCTGAGGAAGTACGGCCTGGCGCGCGAGGAGGAGGCGGAGTAG
- a CDS encoding NADP-dependent oxidoreductase, which yields MSKALVFTEYGPPEVLHLIDTAPPLPGAGKVRVRVKAAGIQPFDCLFRSGAMRQRMPAKFPQRLGNDFAGIVDAVGEGVTGFTVGSEVLGWAVLESYAEHVVVGVEQLVGKPAGMPWAEAGALPASGQTASTALAQLGVGEGDTVLIHAAAGGVGSLAVQLARARGATVIGTARERNHDYLRGLGAIPVVYGDGLVERVRAVAPRGVDAALVAVGSEEALHASLALVKDRQRLGTIAFHPLADTLGIRRISSERSAARLAELVTLHTEGKLRVPVQRTYTLAEAPEAHREMEGGHVRGKLVFVHMF from the coding sequence ATGAGCAAGGCATTGGTCTTCACCGAATACGGTCCCCCGGAGGTCCTCCACCTCATCGATACAGCCCCTCCCCTGCCCGGTGCCGGGAAGGTCCGGGTACGGGTCAAGGCCGCCGGAATCCAACCCTTCGACTGCCTCTTCCGGAGCGGCGCGATGCGCCAGCGGATGCCCGCGAAGTTCCCCCAGCGCCTCGGCAACGACTTCGCCGGCATCGTCGATGCCGTCGGGGAGGGTGTCACGGGATTCACCGTCGGCAGCGAGGTCCTCGGCTGGGCGGTGCTCGAGTCGTACGCCGAGCACGTGGTGGTGGGCGTCGAGCAGCTCGTCGGCAAACCCGCGGGCATGCCGTGGGCGGAGGCCGGGGCGCTCCCGGCCTCTGGGCAGACGGCCTCGACCGCGCTCGCGCAGCTCGGCGTTGGGGAGGGCGACACGGTGCTCATCCACGCCGCGGCGGGTGGCGTCGGGTCGCTCGCCGTGCAGCTCGCCAGGGCGCGGGGGGCGACCGTCATCGGCACCGCCAGGGAGAGGAACCACGACTACCTGCGTGGGCTGGGAGCCATCCCGGTGGTGTACGGCGACGGGCTCGTCGAGCGGGTGCGCGCCGTCGCGCCCCGGGGCGTGGACGCGGCCCTGGTGGCCGTCGGCTCCGAGGAAGCACTCCACGCATCGCTCGCGCTCGTGAAGGACAGGCAACGGCTCGGGACGATCGCGTTCCATCCGCTCGCGGACACGCTCGGCATCCGCCGGATCAGCTCCGAGCGCTCCGCCGCGAGACTCGCCGAGCTCGTGACGCTCCACACCGAGGGGAAGCTGCGGGTCCCCGTCCAGCGGACCTACACACTGGCGGAGGCCCCCGAGGCCCACCGGGAGATGGAGGGAGGGCACGTACGCGGAAAGCTGGTGTTCGTCCACATGTTCTGA
- a CDS encoding TetR/AcrR family transcriptional regulator, translated as MSSEPGLRERKKRETRRLLAEVATRLFAERGFDEVTVADIAAAANVSDKTVFNYFATKEDLVLNGREEIEAELIQAVRERELREPVLAVVRRHTLAVAERMNALPAERRAAFRKVVQSTPSVHARIRQMSLQSEEQLARILAEQTGASAIDPTPRVVASIIGVLTRLGYGVTGWPEGKRRSHAETLASIATAFDLCAQGLAEYGARGQP; from the coding sequence ATGTCGAGCGAACCAGGGCTGAGAGAGAGGAAGAAGCGAGAGACGCGCCGGCTGCTCGCCGAGGTGGCTACCCGGCTGTTCGCGGAGCGTGGCTTCGACGAGGTGACGGTCGCGGACATCGCGGCGGCGGCGAACGTGTCGGACAAGACGGTGTTCAATTACTTCGCGACGAAGGAGGACCTGGTTCTCAACGGCCGAGAGGAGATAGAGGCCGAGCTCATCCAGGCCGTGCGCGAGAGGGAGCTCCGGGAGCCGGTGCTCGCGGTGGTTCGCCGGCACACGCTGGCGGTCGCGGAGCGGATGAATGCGCTTCCGGCCGAGCGGCGCGCCGCCTTCCGCAAGGTCGTGCAGAGCACGCCGAGCGTGCATGCCCGCATCCGCCAGATGTCGCTCCAGTCCGAGGAGCAGCTCGCGCGGATTCTCGCGGAACAGACGGGCGCCTCGGCCATCGACCCGACCCCACGCGTGGTCGCGAGCATCATCGGCGTGCTGACACGGCTGGGCTATGGCGTGACGGGGTGGCCCGAGGGAAAGCGCAGGAGCCACGCCGAAACCCTCGCGAGCATCGCCACGGCCTTCGACCTCTGCGCGCAGGGGCTGGCGGAGTATGGCGCGCGAGGGCAACCCTGA